Proteins encoded within one genomic window of Ascaphus truei isolate aAscTru1 chromosome 8, aAscTru1.hap1, whole genome shotgun sequence:
- the EGR2 gene encoding E3 SUMO-protein ligase EGR2 produces the protein MMMTARTVDKIPMTLGGFMHQIPESIYPVDEIATTLPASVTIFPNVDLGGPFEQMSSVTGDGMINIDMHSDKRSLDLPYSTSYTSAPRNQTFTYMGKFSIDPQYPGASWNPEGFFNIVSAGILGVTPPSSSSTTSSNASSVSPNPLPNNLSCSMSHNQSEMDHMYSPPPPYSSCGEIYQDPSAFLSTSTGASLSYPPPYPSPKAASDSGIFSMMPDYPALFQPQCQRELHSMPDRKPFPCPLDSMRAPPPLTPLSTIRNFTLGGSNAEGSRLPSAYSPQNLPLRPILRPRKYPNRPSKTPVHERPYPCPAEGCDRRFSRSDELTRHIRIHTGHKPFQCRICMRNFSRSDHLTTHIRTHTGEKPFACDYCGRKFARSDERKRHTKIHLRQRERRSSAAAPSGSAGQERPASPGLAVSICSASSNHGQVGMCPARTA, from the exons ATGATGATGACTGCCAGAACCGTAGATAAAATCCCAATGACTCTTGGTGGTTTTATGCACCAGATACCAGAAAGTATCTACCCGGTGGATGAGATCGCCACGACTTTGCCAGCATCGGTTACCATCTTCCCTAATGTTGATTTGGGAGGACCCTTTGAGCAGATGAGCAGTGTGACAGGAG ATGGAATGATCAATATTGATATGCACAGTGACAAGAGATCCTTGGATCTGCCTTACTCCACAAGCTATACCTCTGCCCCCCGCAACCAGACTTTTACCTATATGGGCAAATTCTCCATTGACCCCCAGTACCCAGGGGCCAGCTGGAATCCAGAGGGCTTCTTTAATATTGTCAGTGCTGGGATTCTGGGAGTGACACCACCTTCCTCTTCATCCACAACTTCTTCCAACGCCTCCTCGGTCTCACCCAACCCTCTGCCCAACAACTTGAGCTGCAGCATGTCTCACAACCAGAGCGAGATGGACCACATGtactccccaccacccccttactccagCTGCGGGGAAATATATCAGGACCCCTCAGCTTTCCTCAGCACATCCACCGGGGCATCTCTGTCCTACCctcctccctacccctcccccaaGGCAGCCTCGGACAGTGGCATCTTCTCTATGATGCCGGACTACCCAGCTCTCTTTCAGCCCCAGTGCCAGAGGGAGCTGCACTCTATGCCTGACCGCAAGCCTTTCCCCTGCCCCCTGGACTCTATGAGGGCgcccccacctctcaccccacTCTCCACCATCCGCAACTTCACCTTGGGGGGCAGCAACGCTGAGGGGTCAAGGCTGCCCAGCGCCTACAGCCCGCAGAACCTGCCTCTCCGGCCCATTCTCAGACCCAGAAAATACCCCAACCGCCCCAGCAAGACCCCTGTCCACGAAAGACCCTACCCCTGCCCCGCGGAGGGCTGCGACCGCCGCTTCTCCCGCTCGGACGAGCTGACCCGGCACATCCGCATCCACACCGGGCACAAGCCTTTCCAGTGCCGCATCTGCATGAGGAACTTCAGCCGCAGCGACCACCTGaccacccacatccgcacccacACCGGGGAGAAACCCTTCGCGTGCGACTACTGCGGCAGGAAGTTCGCCCGGAGCGACGAGCGCAAGCGGCACACCAAGATCCACCTCCGGCAGCGGGAGAGGAGGAGCTCGGCAGCGGCCCCCAGTGGCAGCGCTGGGCAAGAGCGCCCCGCCAGCCCGGGACTTGCGGTGAGCATCTGCTCTGCAAGCTCCAACCATGGCCAGGTCGGGATGTGCCCTGCAAGGACAGCGTGA